The Hymenobacter baengnokdamensis genome includes a region encoding these proteins:
- a CDS encoding efflux RND transporter permease subunit: MWIVRLALARPYTFVVMALLILIGGVLTIQRMAVDIFPDIPIPVVGIVWTYAGIAPEEMNQRVVVPVERAITTTVNNVEHQESQSLKGIGLIKVFFQPGTNPDAGVAQLTAITQTLLRVLPPGITPPLIIRYSASNVPIAQTSLSSETLGESDLYDAANAFIRPGLAVVQGASVLLPNGGKPKQIMVDLDPQKLAGKGLSADDVVNTLTAQNIIIPAGSAKIGTREYDVKLNSSPEAVATLNDLPIQTKDGVTTYIRDVAFVHEGAAVQTNIVRQNGRRTAIIPLLKSGAASTLAVIDKIKQVLPNIQANAPPALSIKLLFDQSFFVRASIKGVIIEASIAAALTALMILLFLGSWRSTLIIAISIPLSILVSIIVMNILGQTLNIMTLGGLSLAVGILVDDATVEIENIHRNMGMKKLLKRSILDGAQQIATPALVATLSICIVFVPVFFLGGVASAIFAPLATAVIFAMLASYILSRTLVPTMVMYLLRKELPIYHAQEEEEVPSAYFRNGRAISQGERDLARLHREQFEKDHPSGTPEEEAEQGITDAEREAGKAITQTWVWRIHTGFEHGFEKFRHGYKGALQWALGHRGLVVGAFAVLFIGSLGLFPLIGQNFFPTVDAGQLRLHVRVPTGTRVEETEERFKQVEKVIREVIPAQELDLVLDNIGLPVVPINLLLSDNPTIGAGDGEILVSMKEKHGPTGEYINAIRRKLHQEYPDLTIFFQPADIVNQTLNFGLPAPIDIQVTGRDMKANQRVAGELSRKIKNVSGVVDAFIYQAFDQPQLRLDIDRVRAQQAGLAQRDIANNLLVNLSSSTQTNPNQWLNPQNGVNYTVAVQTPPSQLANLNEVGNITVTGPGQPTPQLLTNFAQVRRTQTSAVASDYNIQRTVDLYASVSGRDLGGVSKDIRRIIADAEKNLPKGTTIVLRGQVESMRTSFIGLGLGLAGAIVLVYLLMAVNFQSWLDPLIIITALPGALAGILWMLFVTQTTLSVPALMGAIMCIGVATANSILLVTFANERREEEPDLSPLDAALDAGFTRLRPVLMTALAMVIGLLPMSLGLGEGGEQNAPLGRAVIGGLMLATVTTLFFVPIMFSYLKKQEEEPAAVAAEPQAQAA; this comes from the coding sequence ATGTGGATTGTACGATTGGCCCTGGCGCGGCCTTACACCTTCGTGGTGATGGCGCTGCTGATATTAATAGGGGGCGTGCTGACGATTCAGCGCATGGCGGTGGATATCTTCCCCGACATCCCGATTCCGGTAGTAGGCATTGTGTGGACCTACGCCGGCATTGCGCCCGAGGAGATGAACCAGCGCGTGGTGGTGCCGGTGGAGCGCGCCATTACCACTACCGTAAACAATGTGGAGCACCAGGAAAGCCAGAGCCTCAAAGGCATTGGCCTGATAAAGGTGTTCTTTCAGCCGGGCACTAACCCCGACGCGGGCGTGGCTCAGCTCACGGCCATCACCCAGACGCTGCTGCGCGTGCTGCCGCCGGGCATTACGCCGCCGCTCATTATTCGCTATTCGGCCTCCAACGTGCCGATTGCCCAGACCTCGCTCAGCTCCGAAACGCTCGGCGAGTCGGACCTCTATGACGCGGCCAACGCCTTTATCCGGCCGGGCCTGGCGGTGGTGCAGGGTGCCTCGGTGCTGCTGCCCAACGGCGGCAAGCCCAAGCAGATAATGGTGGACCTCGACCCGCAGAAGCTGGCCGGCAAGGGCCTGAGCGCCGATGACGTGGTAAATACGCTCACGGCGCAGAACATCATTATTCCGGCCGGCTCGGCCAAGATTGGCACCCGCGAGTACGACGTGAAGCTGAACTCCAGCCCCGAGGCCGTAGCAACGCTCAATGACCTGCCCATCCAGACCAAGGATGGCGTAACGACCTATATCCGCGACGTGGCGTTTGTGCACGAGGGCGCGGCCGTGCAAACCAACATTGTGCGCCAGAACGGGCGGCGCACGGCTATTATTCCGCTGTTGAAAAGCGGTGCGGCCTCTACCCTGGCCGTTATTGACAAGATAAAGCAGGTGCTGCCCAACATTCAGGCGAATGCCCCGCCCGCGCTGAGTATCAAGCTGTTGTTCGACCAGTCGTTTTTCGTGCGGGCCAGCATCAAGGGCGTAATCATTGAGGCCAGCATCGCGGCGGCGCTCACGGCGCTCATGATTCTGCTGTTTCTGGGCTCGTGGCGCTCTACGCTCATCATTGCCATCAGCATTCCGCTGTCGATTCTGGTCAGCATTATCGTGATGAATATTCTGGGGCAGACCCTGAATATTATGACCCTGGGCGGCCTCTCGCTGGCTGTGGGTATTCTGGTCGACGATGCCACGGTGGAAATCGAGAACATTCACCGCAACATGGGCATGAAAAAGCTGCTCAAGCGCAGCATTCTGGACGGCGCCCAGCAGATTGCGACGCCGGCGCTGGTGGCGACGCTCTCGATTTGCATCGTGTTTGTGCCGGTATTCTTCCTGGGGGGCGTGGCTTCGGCCATCTTCGCGCCGCTGGCCACGGCCGTGATTTTTGCCATGCTGGCTTCCTACATCCTGAGCCGGACGCTGGTGCCTACCATGGTCATGTATTTGCTGCGCAAGGAATTACCCATTTACCACGCCCAGGAGGAGGAAGAGGTGCCCAGCGCCTACTTCCGCAATGGCCGCGCCATCAGCCAGGGCGAGCGCGACCTGGCCCGCCTGCACCGCGAGCAGTTTGAGAAAGACCACCCCAGCGGCACGCCCGAGGAGGAAGCCGAGCAGGGCATTACCGATGCCGAGCGCGAGGCGGGCAAAGCCATTACCCAAACCTGGGTCTGGCGCATTCACACCGGCTTTGAGCACGGCTTCGAGAAATTCCGGCACGGCTACAAAGGGGCGCTGCAATGGGCGCTGGGCCACCGCGGCCTGGTAGTGGGTGCGTTTGCGGTGCTGTTTATCGGCTCGCTGGGCCTGTTTCCGCTCATCGGCCAGAACTTCTTCCCGACCGTTGATGCCGGCCAGCTGCGCCTACACGTGCGCGTGCCCACTGGCACCCGCGTGGAGGAAACCGAGGAGCGCTTTAAGCAGGTAGAAAAAGTAATCCGGGAAGTGATTCCGGCCCAGGAGCTGGACCTGGTGCTTGATAACATTGGCTTGCCGGTAGTTCCTATCAACCTGCTGCTGAGCGACAACCCGACCATCGGCGCCGGCGACGGCGAGATTCTCGTCAGCATGAAGGAGAAGCACGGCCCCACCGGCGAGTACATCAACGCTATCCGGCGCAAGCTACACCAAGAATATCCTGATTTGACTATATTCTTTCAGCCGGCGGATATCGTGAATCAGACGCTGAACTTCGGCCTGCCGGCTCCTATCGACATTCAGGTGACGGGCCGCGACATGAAGGCCAACCAGCGCGTGGCCGGCGAGCTGAGCCGGAAAATCAAGAACGTGTCGGGAGTTGTAGATGCGTTTATTTACCAGGCATTCGACCAGCCCCAGCTGCGGCTCGATATCGACCGGGTGCGGGCCCAGCAGGCCGGCCTGGCCCAGCGCGACATTGCCAACAACCTGCTCGTAAACCTGAGCAGCAGCACCCAGACCAACCCCAACCAGTGGCTGAATCCGCAAAACGGCGTAAACTATACGGTGGCCGTGCAAACGCCACCTAGTCAGTTGGCTAACCTGAACGAAGTCGGGAATATTACCGTCACCGGCCCCGGCCAGCCCACCCCGCAGCTGCTGACCAACTTTGCTCAGGTGCGCCGGACGCAGACCTCGGCCGTGGCGTCGGACTACAACATCCAGCGCACGGTAGACCTCTACGCCAGCGTGAGTGGGCGCGACCTGGGCGGCGTGAGCAAAGATATTCGCCGCATTATTGCCGACGCGGAGAAAAACCTGCCCAAGGGCACGACCATCGTGCTACGCGGGCAGGTCGAGTCGATGCGGACGTCGTTTATCGGCCTGGGTCTGGGCCTGGCGGGCGCTATCGTGCTGGTTTACCTGCTGATGGCCGTCAACTTCCAGAGCTGGCTCGACCCGCTCATTATCATTACCGCACTGCCGGGCGCGCTGGCGGGCATCCTGTGGATGCTGTTTGTGACCCAGACCACGCTGAGCGTGCCGGCCCTGATGGGCGCTATTATGTGCATTGGAGTGGCCACGGCCAACTCGATTCTGCTGGTAACGTTCGCCAATGAGCGCCGGGAGGAAGAGCCCGACCTCAGCCCGCTCGACGCGGCCCTGGATGCCGGCTTCACCCGCCTGCGTCCGGTGCTGATGACGGCCCTGGCCATGGTTATCGGCCTGCTGCCCATGTCGCTGGGCCTGGGCGAAGGCGGTGAGCAGAACGCCCCCCTCGGCCGCGCCGTAATCGGCGGCCTGATGCTGGCCACGGTGACCACCCTGTTTTTTGTGCCTATCATGTTTTCCTACTTAAAGAAGCAAGAGGAAGAGCCGGCCGCCGTAGCCGCCGAGCCCCAGGCTCAGGCAGCCTGA
- a CDS encoding efflux RND transporter periplasmic adaptor subunit, with protein MSTEPTSSGTGRFWLVILVLLIVFGILFAVGMLPRLKHNKARDEESHALATAKPVVTVIPAKAAPDTTTITLPADLRSNHETFVFARVNGFVQSWTSDIGKHVRKGQVLATIATPELDQQIAQAQANLALARSSFNRLTSVTLPGAVSQQEVDAGRAQYAAQGAAVKQLQAQRAFRQVIAPFSGIVTQRNVDVGTLVTGGNATGTQLFKIEQTDTLRAFVDVPQNYVPGIRRGQRADVLVPEFPTQPFEGHVARDAGALDAQTRTLRTEVVLVNHGQKRQLRPGVYAQVRFRVPQTTPSVLISANALVPGIDSKVAMVQDGKIHYQPLVLGRDFGSTLEVTQGLKGGELLVINPTENLTEGLEVATKAAPKPKAPAGPPPAKPRPNDPDAPRVSSPLSN; from the coding sequence ATGTCAACCGAACCTACTTCTTCTGGCACCGGCCGCTTCTGGCTGGTTATACTCGTTTTGCTCATCGTATTCGGGATATTGTTTGCGGTGGGTATGCTGCCCCGGCTCAAGCACAATAAGGCCCGTGATGAAGAGTCGCACGCGCTGGCCACGGCCAAGCCGGTGGTGACGGTAATCCCCGCCAAAGCGGCCCCCGACACCACCACCATTACCCTACCCGCCGACCTGCGCTCGAACCACGAAACCTTCGTGTTTGCCCGTGTGAATGGCTTTGTGCAAAGCTGGACCAGCGACATCGGCAAGCACGTGCGCAAGGGCCAGGTGCTGGCTACCATTGCCACACCTGAGCTGGACCAGCAGATTGCCCAGGCCCAGGCCAACCTGGCGCTGGCGCGCAGCTCATTTAACCGCCTCACTAGCGTTACGCTGCCCGGAGCCGTGTCGCAGCAGGAAGTAGACGCCGGCCGGGCGCAGTACGCGGCCCAGGGTGCCGCCGTGAAGCAGCTGCAGGCCCAGCGGGCCTTTCGCCAGGTTATCGCGCCCTTCAGCGGTATTGTTACGCAGCGTAATGTAGATGTGGGCACGCTCGTAACGGGCGGCAACGCTACCGGCACCCAGCTCTTCAAAATTGAGCAAACCGACACGCTGCGCGCCTTCGTGGATGTGCCCCAGAACTACGTGCCCGGCATCCGGCGCGGCCAGCGGGCCGACGTGCTGGTACCCGAGTTTCCGACCCAGCCGTTTGAGGGCCACGTAGCCCGCGACGCCGGCGCGCTCGATGCCCAGACGCGCACGCTGCGCACTGAGGTAGTGCTCGTCAACCACGGCCAGAAGCGCCAGCTGCGGCCGGGCGTGTATGCTCAGGTGCGCTTTCGGGTGCCGCAAACCACGCCGAGCGTGCTGATTTCGGCCAATGCGCTGGTGCCGGGCATCGACTCGAAGGTGGCGATGGTACAAGATGGCAAGATTCACTACCAGCCGCTGGTGCTGGGCCGCGACTTTGGCTCGACCCTCGAAGTAACCCAGGGCCTGAAAGGCGGCGAGCTGCTCGTCATCAACCCCACCGAAAACCTGACTGAAGGCCTCGAAGTAGCGACCAAAGCGGCGCCCAAACCCAAAGCCCCGGCTGGTCCGCCGCCCGCCAAGCCCCGGCCGAACGACCCCGATGCGCCGCGCGTATCGTCGCCTTTGTCTAATTAA
- a CDS encoding efflux transporter outer membrane subunit, with amino-acid sequence MRLSVALLGLALGGCAVSHYTYDPPAVPVPTAFKNTAAVDSLGRGRAEVPAPVVTDTSKARQLAQIPNLPTWWAVFNDTTLTRLETQASSLNFTTRAALARIDQARAQLRVAEALRSPVIALAPSVYNTQLSALRPLQSAAIPAVAVQQNQYYVPLNVNYEVDLWGRLRRGAQAARATEQASEADEQAVRLSVSADAANAYFSLRGLDAELLVLDSARQARRYNVQLTAARFKAGVDNEIGLRRAETELANVEASAIELRRQRAGLVASLATLTGRPASSFILRSLAPDSVSYQSALPTTATSNGPAPSPVPPLLVPLPVIPATLPASLLARRPDLRRQERLLAAADLRADQARLNRLPTLLLNGFIGPQTNHIGDLPKVANGLTYYVGGGFNIPLFDGGRLRGAEQLARAQGRESEAVYQSTALTAYQEVETALADVRAGEAQLAAQQRALRAARLAGRLTLERYRRGLTDYFAVVDADRQTLDAARLVVQTQTTQLRAAVALVRALGGGWQ; translated from the coding sequence ATGCGTCTTTCTGTTGCTTTACTGGGCCTGGCACTGGGCGGCTGTGCTGTGAGCCACTATACCTACGACCCGCCCGCCGTGCCCGTACCCACGGCGTTTAAAAATACGGCGGCGGTTGACTCCCTCGGGCGGGGCCGGGCCGAGGTGCCGGCGCCCGTAGTTACCGACACCTCGAAGGCGCGGCAGCTGGCCCAGATTCCGAACCTGCCTACCTGGTGGGCAGTATTTAACGATACGACCCTCACCCGGCTCGAAACCCAGGCGTCGAGCCTGAACTTTACGACCCGCGCCGCCCTGGCGCGTATTGACCAGGCCAGGGCGCAGCTGCGCGTGGCCGAGGCGCTGCGGTCGCCGGTTATTGCGCTGGCGCCCTCGGTGTATAACACCCAGCTTTCGGCCTTGCGGCCGCTGCAGTCGGCGGCTATTCCGGCCGTGGCAGTGCAGCAAAACCAGTATTATGTGCCCCTGAACGTCAACTACGAAGTAGACCTGTGGGGCCGGCTGCGGCGCGGTGCCCAGGCCGCCCGCGCCACCGAGCAGGCCAGCGAAGCCGACGAGCAGGCCGTGCGCCTGAGCGTGTCGGCCGATGCGGCCAATGCCTACTTCAGCCTGCGCGGCCTCGATGCCGAGCTGCTGGTGCTGGACAGCGCCCGCCAGGCCCGCCGCTACAACGTGCAGCTGACCGCCGCCCGCTTCAAGGCCGGAGTGGACAACGAAATCGGCCTGCGCCGGGCCGAAACCGAGCTGGCCAACGTGGAAGCCAGCGCCATTGAGCTGCGCCGCCAGCGGGCCGGACTGGTGGCCTCGCTGGCTACGCTCACGGGCCGGCCGGCCAGCAGCTTTATCCTGCGCTCGCTGGCGCCCGACTCGGTGAGCTACCAGAGCGCCCTGCCCACTACGGCTACCTCAAATGGCCCGGCGCCCTCGCCGGTGCCGCCGCTGCTGGTGCCGCTGCCCGTTATTCCGGCTACGCTGCCGGCCAGCCTGCTCGCCCGCCGGCCCGACCTGCGCCGCCAGGAGCGCCTGCTGGCCGCCGCCGACCTGCGCGCCGACCAGGCCCGGCTCAACCGCCTGCCGACGCTGCTGCTCAACGGCTTCATCGGCCCCCAGACCAACCACATCGGCGACCTGCCCAAGGTGGCTAACGGCCTGACCTATTACGTAGGCGGCGGGTTTAATATCCCGCTCTTCGACGGCGGCCGCCTGCGCGGGGCCGAGCAGCTGGCCCGCGCCCAGGGCCGCGAGTCGGAGGCCGTGTACCAAAGCACTGCCCTCACCGCTTACCAGGAAGTTGAAACTGCCCTGGCCGATGTGCGCGCCGGCGAAGCCCAGCTGGCGGCGCAGCAGCGCGCCCTGCGCGCGGCGCGCCTGGCCGGCCGCCTCACCCTGGAGCGCTACCGCCGGGGCCTCACCGACTACTTCGCCGTGGTCGATGCCGACCGCCAGACCCTGGACGCGGCCCGCCTGGTGGTGCAGACCCAGACCACCCAGCTGCGCGCGGCTGTGGCCCTGGTGCGGGCGCTCGGCGGCGGCTGGCAATAG
- a CDS encoding DoxX family protein, whose protein sequence is MTSSTQNTVAWILQALLAFAFTASGFLKFLHLADTTRMFGSLGMPEWFAYFIAAAEVLGGIGLLVLRTLRPAALGLIFIMLGAIFMHATRIPGGIAKGVPAMVLLVLLFVLLLLRRPTTTTA, encoded by the coding sequence ATGACTTCTTCTACCCAAAACACCGTCGCCTGGATTCTGCAAGCGCTGCTGGCGTTTGCCTTCACTGCTTCGGGCTTCCTGAAATTTCTGCATCTGGCCGATACCACCCGGATGTTTGGCAGTCTGGGAATGCCAGAGTGGTTTGCCTACTTTATTGCCGCGGCCGAAGTGCTGGGGGGCATCGGCCTGCTGGTGCTGCGCACCCTGCGGCCGGCCGCGCTGGGACTTATCTTTATCATGCTGGGCGCAATTTTTATGCACGCGACCCGCATTCCGGGCGGGATTGCGAAAGGAGTGCCGGCGATGGTACTGCTGGTGCTGCTGTTTGTGCTGCTGCTACTGCGCCGGCCGACGACTACGACTGCCTAG
- a CDS encoding ABC transporter ATP-binding protein: protein MKILYSYLRRYWPLLVLALVLAAVNQVFSLLDPYLFRRLVDHFVPRNSTVSGLRLVPFWPFFREAIPYIGMMLGVAMVSRIAKNFQDYYVNVITQRLGATMYSDGLRHSLDLPYQVFEDQRSGETLGKLQKVRLDVEKLIQSFVNVLFTALVGIIFVMWYAITVYWPIALGYFLTIPLLGILSFALSKRIKVIQKTIVAETTALAGSTTESLRNIELIKSLGLAQQETQRLNGITDKILKLELRKVRYLRSLSFVQGTFVNLLRNVIILLLLYLRVQNHISLGEFFSFFIYSFSIFGPLQELGSIIGTYRETEISLGNFQKILDTPRDVKPAHPQVVERIETLGFDDVTFKHLTAPAPALAGITFGAQVGETIAFVGPSGSGKTTLVKLLVGLYPPLSGRILYNGIPSTEVDLDQLREQVGFVTQDTQLFAGTIRENLLFVAPHATDAECLHALHQAAADTLLARAPKGLDTVLGEGGVKVSGGEKQRLSIARALLRHPTLLVFDEATSALDSLTEEEIGRTVRELSGSRQHITVLIAHRLSTVLHADRIFVLERGRVAEAGRHDELLAQKGLYYAMWRQQIGERKEVAVAG, encoded by the coding sequence ATGAAAATACTATATTCTTACCTGCGGCGCTACTGGCCCTTGCTGGTGCTGGCCCTGGTGCTGGCGGCCGTCAACCAGGTTTTCTCGCTGCTCGACCCGTACTTGTTCCGGCGGCTGGTCGACCATTTTGTACCCCGCAACAGTACGGTGAGCGGGCTGCGACTGGTGCCGTTCTGGCCGTTTTTCCGCGAAGCTATCCCCTACATCGGCATGATGCTGGGCGTAGCGATGGTGTCGCGCATTGCCAAGAACTTTCAGGACTACTACGTCAACGTCATTACGCAGCGGCTGGGAGCTACCATGTATTCCGACGGCCTGCGCCACTCGCTCGATTTGCCCTACCAGGTATTTGAAGACCAGCGCTCGGGCGAAACGCTGGGCAAGCTCCAGAAGGTGCGCCTCGACGTGGAGAAGCTGATTCAAAGCTTTGTCAACGTGCTGTTTACGGCGCTCGTGGGCATCATCTTCGTGATGTGGTACGCCATTACGGTGTACTGGCCCATTGCGCTGGGCTACTTCCTCACCATTCCGCTGCTGGGTATTCTGAGCTTTGCGCTCAGCAAGCGCATCAAGGTGATTCAGAAGACCATTGTGGCCGAAACCACGGCCCTGGCCGGCTCCACTACCGAGAGCCTGCGCAACATCGAGCTGATTAAAAGCCTCGGCCTGGCCCAGCAGGAAACCCAGCGCCTGAACGGCATTACCGACAAGATTCTGAAGCTGGAGCTGCGCAAGGTGCGCTACCTGCGCTCACTCTCGTTTGTGCAGGGCACGTTTGTGAACTTATTACGCAATGTAATAATATTACTCCTTTTATATTTACGGGTTCAGAACCACATCAGCCTGGGCGAGTTTTTCTCGTTCTTTATCTACTCGTTTTCCATCTTCGGGCCCTTGCAGGAGCTGGGCAGCATCATTGGCACGTACCGCGAAACCGAGATTTCGCTGGGCAACTTCCAGAAGATTCTCGACACCCCGCGCGATGTGAAGCCGGCCCACCCGCAGGTGGTAGAGCGCATCGAAACATTAGGGTTTGACGATGTTACCTTCAAGCACCTCACGGCCCCGGCGCCGGCGCTGGCCGGCATCACGTTTGGCGCGCAGGTGGGCGAAACCATTGCCTTCGTCGGCCCCAGCGGCTCGGGCAAAACCACCCTGGTGAAGCTGCTGGTGGGCCTCTACCCGCCGCTGTCGGGCCGGATTCTCTACAACGGCATCCCAAGCACCGAAGTAGACCTCGACCAGCTGCGCGAGCAGGTCGGCTTCGTGACCCAGGACACCCAGCTTTTTGCCGGCACCATCCGCGAAAACCTGCTTTTTGTGGCCCCGCACGCCACCGATGCCGAGTGCCTGCACGCCCTGCACCAGGCGGCGGCCGATACCCTGCTGGCCCGCGCCCCCAAGGGCCTTGATACGGTACTGGGCGAGGGCGGCGTGAAAGTGAGCGGCGGCGAAAAGCAGCGCCTCAGCATTGCCCGCGCCCTGCTGCGCCACCCCACCCTGCTGGTGTTCGACGAAGCCACCTCGGCCCTCGACTCGCTCACGGAAGAGGAAATCGGCCGCACGGTGCGCGAGCTCTCGGGCTCGCGCCAGCACATCACGGTGCTCATCGCCCACCGCCTCAGCACGGTGCTGCACGCCGACCGCATCTTCGTGCTGGAGCGCGGCCGGGTGGCCGAAGCCGGCCGCCACGACGAGCTGCTGGCCCAAAAAGGCCTCTACTACGCCATGTGGCGCCAGCAGATTGGCGAGCGCAAGGAAGTAGCCGTGGCAGGCTAA